The proteins below are encoded in one region of Aestuariivirga litoralis:
- a CDS encoding GNAT family N-acetyltransferase — MTGIILREDRPDDFDFIAARQAMLYACDYDWDGTYEALAAKILKAYAAKRDPSRERGWVAEIDGEMVGSVFVMREDETTARLRLLHVEKAAQGQGLGRKLVRQCTEFAKAAGYQRMVLWTQSTLLPARKLYADEGYRLIKSEPHHSFGHDLVGETWELSLRS, encoded by the coding sequence ATGACCGGCATCATCCTGCGCGAAGACCGGCCGGATGATTTCGATTTTATCGCGGCGAGGCAAGCCATGCTTTATGCCTGCGACTATGATTGGGATGGCACCTATGAGGCGCTGGCCGCGAAAATCCTGAAGGCCTATGCGGCGAAGCGCGACCCATCACGGGAGCGCGGATGGGTTGCTGAGATCGATGGCGAGATGGTGGGCAGTGTCTTCGTGATGCGCGAAGATGAAACGACGGCACGCCTGCGCCTGCTCCATGTCGAAAAAGCGGCGCAAGGCCAGGGACTGGGACGCAAGCTGGTTCGTCAGTGTACGGAATTTGCCAAGGCTGCCGGCTATCAGCGCATGGTGCTGTGGACGCAGAGCACCCTGCTTCCGGCGCGGAAACTTTATGCCGATGAGGGATACCGGCTGATCAAGAGCGAGCCGCATCACAGTTTCGGCCATGACCTCGTGGGAGAGACGTGGGAGCTTTCGCTCCGGTCATAG
- the hslU gene encoding ATP-dependent protease ATPase subunit HslU — translation MTNFSPREIVSELDRFIIGQHDAKRAVAIALRNRWRRQQLKGQLREDVVPKNILMIGPTGVGKTEIARRLAKLANAPFIKVEATKFTEVGYVGRDVDQIVRDLLEAGIGLIKASRRKEVEAQAEVNAESRVLEALVGANASESTQDAFRKKLRAGELATKEIEIQVQDSGVANFDIPGMPGGSGSMINLSEMMGKAFGGRTKPRKVSVEQAQKIFLNEESEKLLDQEKIIAEAIDAVENNGIVFLDEVDKIASREGRGGADVSREGVQRDLLPLIEGTTVSTKHGPVKTDHILFIASGAFHVAKPSDLLPELQGRLPIRVELKALGQEEFRRILTEPETSLIKQYKALMETEGVALEFTDDGVEAIAKLAAEINASIENIGARRLQTIMERVLDEVSFTATDRGGESVLINEAYVTQHIGALAKNVDLSKFIL, via the coding sequence ATGACCAATTTCTCCCCCCGCGAAATCGTATCCGAGCTTGATCGCTTCATCATCGGCCAGCACGACGCCAAACGCGCCGTGGCCATTGCCCTGCGCAACCGCTGGCGCAGGCAACAGCTCAAAGGTCAGTTGCGTGAAGACGTGGTGCCGAAAAACATCCTGATGATCGGGCCCACCGGCGTCGGCAAAACCGAAATCGCCCGCCGCCTCGCCAAGCTGGCCAATGCGCCCTTTATCAAGGTGGAAGCCACCAAGTTCACCGAGGTGGGCTATGTCGGCCGCGATGTCGATCAGATCGTGCGTGATCTTCTGGAAGCCGGCATCGGCCTCATCAAGGCCAGCCGCCGCAAAGAAGTCGAAGCGCAGGCCGAAGTGAACGCCGAAAGCCGCGTGCTGGAAGCTTTGGTGGGCGCCAACGCGTCTGAAAGCACCCAAGACGCCTTCCGCAAGAAACTGCGCGCTGGCGAACTCGCCACCAAGGAAATCGAAATCCAAGTGCAGGATTCAGGCGTGGCAAATTTCGACATTCCCGGCATGCCGGGTGGCTCTGGCTCCATGATCAATCTGTCCGAAATGATGGGCAAGGCCTTCGGCGGCCGCACCAAGCCGCGCAAGGTGAGCGTGGAACAGGCGCAGAAAATCTTCCTCAATGAAGAGAGCGAGAAACTGCTGGATCAGGAAAAGATCATCGCCGAAGCCATCGACGCGGTGGAAAATAACGGCATCGTGTTCCTCGACGAGGTGGACAAGATCGCCTCGCGCGAAGGCCGTGGCGGTGCGGATGTCAGCCGCGAAGGCGTGCAGCGCGATCTTCTGCCGCTGATCGAAGGCACCACTGTTTCCACCAAACACGGCCCGGTGAAAACCGATCACATCCTGTTCATCGCCTCAGGCGCTTTCCACGTGGCCAAGCCGTCAGACCTGCTGCCCGAATTGCAGGGCCGCTTGCCTATTCGTGTTGAGCTGAAAGCTCTCGGCCAGGAAGAGTTCCGCCGCATCCTCACCGAGCCGGAGACAAGCCTGATCAAGCAATATAAAGCGCTGATGGAAACCGAAGGCGTGGCACTGGAATTCACCGATGACGGCGTGGAAGCCATCGCCAAACTCGCCGCCGAAATCAATGCCAGCATCGAAAACATCGGCGCGCGCCGCCTGCAAACCATCATGGAACGTGTGTTGGACGAAGTCAGCTTCACCGCCACCGACCGCGGCGGCGAAAGCGTGCTGATCAACGAAGCCTATGTCACCCAGCACATAGGCGCCCTGGCCAAGAATGTGGATCTGAGCAAGTTCATTCTATGA
- the hslV gene encoding ATP-dependent protease subunit HslV: MSDIPTWHGTTILSVRKGGKVVVVGDGQVSLGQTVIKGNARKVRPLGDGTVIAGFAGATADAMTLFERLEGKLEKFPGQLLRAAVDMAKDWRTDRYLRRLEAMMIVADKNVTLVLTGTGDVLEPEHGVTAIGSGGNYALAAARALADTDMNAEAIARKAMAIAAEICVYTNNSLTLESLDA; this comes from the coding sequence ATGAGCGATATTCCAACCTGGCACGGCACCACAATCCTCAGCGTCCGCAAGGGCGGCAAGGTGGTGGTGGTGGGCGATGGCCAAGTCAGCCTTGGCCAAACAGTGATCAAGGGCAATGCCCGTAAAGTGCGGCCTTTGGGTGATGGCACGGTGATCGCAGGCTTCGCCGGCGCAACGGCCGATGCCATGACTTTGTTTGAGCGGCTGGAAGGCAAGCTGGAAAAATTCCCCGGCCAGTTGCTGCGCGCCGCGGTGGACATGGCCAAGGACTGGCGCACTGATCGCTATCTGCGCCGCCTCGAAGCCATGATGATCGTGGCCGACAAGAATGTCACTCTGGTGCTCACCGGCACAGGCGATGTGCTGGAGCCGGAACACGGTGTCACTGCGATTGGCTCCGGCGGCAACTATGCCCTCGCAGCGGCCCGCGCTTTGGCCGATACCGACATGAATGCCGAAGCCATCGCCCGCAAGGCCATGGCGATTGCCGCAGAGATTTGTGTTTACACCAATAACAGCCTGACGCTGGAAAGCCTCGACGCATGA
- the hisB gene encoding imidazoleglycerol-phosphate dehydratase HisB — protein MRKAEITRKTTETAVSVAVNLDGTGTYNVKTGVGFFDHMMEQLARHSLIDITLETKGDLHIDDHHAVEDSGIALGQAVAKALGDRKGIRRYGSCNLPMDETLSRCALDVSGRPFLVFKVNFTAPKIGNFDTELVREWFQAFAMNAGITLHIENAYGLNSHHIAESCFKALARALRDAIEIDARQADRIPSTKGTLT, from the coding sequence ATGCGCAAAGCTGAGATCACCCGCAAAACCACTGAAACCGCCGTTTCGGTTGCTGTTAACCTTGATGGCACCGGCACATACAATGTGAAAACCGGAGTGGGTTTCTTTGACCATATGATGGAACAGCTGGCGAGGCATTCGCTGATCGACATCACGCTCGAAACCAAGGGCGACCTGCATATTGATGACCATCACGCAGTGGAAGATTCCGGCATTGCCCTGGGCCAGGCCGTGGCCAAGGCTTTGGGTGACCGCAAAGGCATCCGCCGTTATGGCTCCTGCAACCTGCCGATGGACGAGACGCTGAGCCGCTGCGCGCTGGATGTTTCAGGCCGGCCTTTCCTGGTGTTCAAAGTGAATTTCACTGCGCCGAAGATCGGCAACTTCGACACCGAGTTGGTGCGTGAATGGTTCCAGGCCTTCGCGATGAATGCCGGCATCACGCTGCATATCGAGAATGCCTATGGCCTGAACTCGCACCACATCGCGGAAAGCTGCTTCAAGGCTCTCGCACGCGCGCTGCGTGATGCGATCGAAATCGATGCGCGGCAGGCCGACCGCATTCCTTCGACCAAGGGCACGCTGACCTAA
- the hisH gene encoding imidazole glycerol phosphate synthase subunit HisH: MGKTVIIDYGSGNLHSAHKAFERAAADAKLKEQIILTSKPDDVASADRIVLPGVGAFKDCRAGLKAVDGMEDALRQQVISKGRPFLGICVGMQLMATRGLEHDTTMGLGWIAGDVKAITPSDPALKIPHMGWNTISPSIQHALLDGIRTGEDGLNAYFVHSYHFETMLPEDVVATADYGGPVTAMVGYENMVGTQFHPEKSQALGLALITNFLRWKP, encoded by the coding sequence GTGGGCAAGACTGTTATCATTGACTATGGCTCGGGCAATCTGCACTCGGCCCACAAGGCGTTTGAGCGCGCGGCTGCCGATGCCAAGCTGAAAGAGCAGATCATCCTGACGAGCAAGCCAGATGATGTGGCCAGTGCTGACCGCATCGTGCTGCCCGGTGTTGGCGCGTTCAAGGATTGCCGCGCGGGCCTGAAGGCTGTGGACGGCATGGAAGACGCGCTGCGCCAACAAGTGATTTCCAAGGGCCGGCCTTTCCTCGGCATCTGCGTGGGCATGCAATTGATGGCCACACGCGGGTTGGAACACGACACAACGATGGGTTTGGGTTGGATTGCGGGCGATGTGAAGGCGATCACGCCATCTGATCCTGCGCTGAAAATCCCGCATATGGGCTGGAACACGATCAGCCCGAGTATTCAGCACGCTTTGCTCGATGGCATTCGCACCGGTGAAGATGGGCTCAATGCCTATTTCGTACATTCCTATCATTTCGAAACCATGCTGCCTGAAGACGTGGTAGCGACGGCCGACTATGGCGGGCCGGTGACCGCGATGGTGGGCTATGAAAACATGGTGGGCACGCAGTTCCACCCGGAAAAGAGCCAGGCGCTGGGCCTTGCACTCATCACCAATTTCCTGCGGTGGAAGCCGTGA
- the hisA gene encoding 1-(5-phosphoribosyl)-5-[(5-phosphoribosylamino)methylideneamino]imidazole-4-carboxamide isomerase: MILFPAIDLKDGTCVRLKLGDMAQATVYNEDPAAQARDFERQGFEWLHVVDLNGAFEGQSVNGAAVEAILRATKNPVQLGGGIRTLAHIESWLSKGLARVILGTIAVRDPDLVKAACKAFPGKIAVGIDAKGGKVAVEGWAEASSLGVIELAQKFEGAGVAAIIYTDIDRDGILAGINWESTLALAEAVSIPVIASGGLASLDDIRRMTRPDAQKLAGAITGRALYDGRIDASEALSILRAA; this comes from the coding sequence GTGATCCTGTTCCCCGCTATCGACCTGAAGGACGGCACCTGTGTGCGCCTCAAGCTGGGCGATATGGCGCAGGCTACTGTTTACAATGAAGACCCGGCGGCACAGGCGCGGGACTTTGAGCGCCAAGGCTTTGAGTGGTTGCATGTTGTGGACCTGAACGGAGCGTTTGAAGGCCAGTCGGTAAATGGCGCTGCGGTGGAAGCGATTTTGCGCGCTACCAAAAATCCGGTGCAACTGGGTGGCGGCATTCGCACGCTGGCGCATATTGAAAGCTGGCTGAGCAAAGGCTTGGCGCGGGTGATCCTTGGGACGATTGCGGTGCGCGATCCCGATTTGGTGAAAGCGGCGTGCAAGGCATTTCCCGGCAAGATCGCTGTGGGTATTGATGCCAAGGGCGGCAAGGTGGCGGTGGAAGGCTGGGCGGAAGCGTCGAGCTTGGGCGTGATTGAACTCGCGCAGAAATTCGAAGGCGCAGGCGTGGCTGCCATCATTTATACTGACATTGACCGCGATGGCATTCTGGCCGGGATCAATTGGGAGTCCACTTTGGCATTGGCCGAAGCGGTTTCCATTCCTGTGATCGCATCGGGCGGCTTGGCTTCGCTAGATGACATTCGCCGCATGACGCGACCTGATGCCCAGAAATTGGCGGGCGCTATTACGGGCCGCGCACTCTATGATGGGCGCATCGATGCATCCGAGGCACTTTCGATTTTGAGGGCGGCATGA
- a CDS encoding SDR family oxidoreductase — protein MSKVLLVTGGSRGIGAATAKMANAAGYAVAINYQSDKAAAEAAAQGLKNAIIVQGDVSKPEDVARMFDETEAALGKVTHVFNSAGVTGKSSRLVDAPLEVIRQTIDINLMGAIYVSREAVKRMSTRLGGKGGVIVHVSSAAVVIGSPGEYVWYAASKGGVESLTFGLSKEVVDEGIRVNAVVPGMVETEIHARSSGDAARVERIRPSIPMKRIGKPEEIASVAMFLLGDESSYMTGATVRVSGGR, from the coding sequence ATGAGCAAGGTTCTTCTGGTCACCGGCGGTTCACGCGGCATCGGCGCTGCCACCGCCAAGATGGCCAATGCTGCGGGCTATGCCGTGGCGATCAATTACCAATCCGACAAGGCGGCGGCGGAAGCCGCGGCGCAGGGTTTGAAAAACGCGATCATCGTGCAAGGCGATGTGTCCAAGCCCGAAGACGTGGCGCGGATGTTTGACGAGACCGAAGCAGCGCTTGGCAAAGTCACGCATGTGTTCAATAGCGCGGGCGTCACCGGTAAGTCCTCGCGGCTGGTGGATGCGCCGCTCGAGGTGATCCGCCAGACCATCGACATCAATCTGATGGGGGCGATTTATGTATCGCGCGAAGCGGTGAAGCGCATGTCCACGCGGCTGGGCGGCAAGGGCGGCGTGATCGTGCATGTGTCATCCGCCGCTGTAGTGATCGGCAGCCCGGGCGAATATGTCTGGTATGCGGCGTCCAAGGGAGGCGTTGAAAGCCTGACCTTCGGTCTGTCGAAAGAAGTGGTGGATGAGGGCATCCGCGTCAATGCCGTGGTGCCGGGCATGGTGGAAACCGAAATTCATGCGCGCTCTTCGGGCGATGCGGCGCGGGTGGAACGCATCCGCCCCAGCATTCCGATGAAGCGCATCGGCAAGCCGGAAGAAATTGCATCAGTGGCGATGTTCCTGCTGGGCGATGAATCCTCTTACATGACGGGCGCCACGGTGCGCGTGTCGGGCGGGCGCTGA
- the hisF gene encoding imidazole glycerol phosphate synthase subunit HisF, translating to MLKMRVIPCLDVKDGRVVKGVNFVNLRDAGDPVEAALAYDKAGADELCFLDITATHENRGTMFDVVRRTAEACFMPLTVGGGVRKLDDIRNLLLSGADKVSINSAAVSNRQFVKEAAEKFGSQCVVVAIDAKETTPGKFEIFTHGGRQETGIDAVAFAREVTELGAGEILLTSMDRDGTGKGFNLALTRAVADAVSIPVIASGGVGTLDHLVEGIRNGHATAVLAASIFHFGTFTIGQAKAHMQAAGIPMRSVT from the coding sequence ATGCTGAAAATGCGCGTCATCCCCTGCCTCGACGTGAAAGACGGGCGCGTTGTGAAGGGTGTGAATTTCGTCAATCTGCGCGATGCCGGTGACCCGGTGGAGGCGGCACTTGCCTATGATAAGGCAGGGGCTGATGAGCTGTGCTTCCTCGACATTACCGCAACCCATGAAAACCGCGGCACGATGTTTGATGTGGTGCGGCGCACGGCGGAAGCCTGCTTCATGCCGCTCACCGTGGGCGGTGGCGTGCGCAAGCTGGATGACATTCGCAATCTGCTTTTGTCGGGTGCTGACAAAGTGTCGATCAATTCGGCTGCCGTTTCCAACAGGCAGTTTGTGAAGGAAGCTGCGGAGAAATTCGGCAGCCAATGTGTGGTCGTGGCGATTGACGCCAAAGAGACTACGCCCGGCAAGTTTGAGATCTTCACCCATGGCGGGCGGCAGGAAACCGGCATTGATGCCGTGGCCTTTGCGCGGGAAGTGACCGAGCTCGGTGCTGGCGAAATCCTGCTCACTTCGATGGACCGCGACGGCACCGGCAAGGGTTTCAACCTGGCGCTCACCCGCGCTGTGGCGGATGCGGTTTCCATTCCCGTCATCGCATCAGGTGGCGTGGGCACGCTCGATCATCTGGTGGAAGGCATCCGTAATGGCCACGCCACCGCTGTGCTTGCGGCTTCGATCTTTCATTTCGGCACTTTCACCATCGGCCAGGCCAAGGCACATATGCAGGCCGCCGGCATTCCCATGCGGAGCGTGACATGA
- a CDS encoding phosphoribosyl-ATP diphosphatase: MSGINKLAATIAARAAASPDSSYTAKLLAGGIEKCAKKFGEEAFELAMAAVQKDKAHTVNEAADVIYHLLVLLQASGVSLAEVEQVLASREAMSGLEEKAKRDG; encoded by the coding sequence ATGAGCGGAATCAATAAGCTTGCTGCAACGATTGCCGCCCGTGCGGCGGCTTCTCCGGATTCATCCTACACCGCCAAGCTGCTCGCTGGCGGCATCGAGAAATGCGCCAAGAAATTCGGCGAGGAAGCCTTTGAGCTGGCGATGGCCGCCGTGCAGAAGGACAAAGCTCATACCGTCAATGAGGCGGCTGACGTGATCTATCATCTGCTGGTGCTGCTGCAGGCTTCAGGCGTTTCGCTCGCCGAAGTCGAACAGGTTCTGGCCTCACGCGAAGCGATGAGCGGGCTGGAAGAGAAGGCCAAGCGCGATGGTTGA
- the coaA gene encoding type I pantothenate kinase, producing MVEPEEDFSREVSPFRRFARDEWAALRADTPMTLTLADLDELRSLNDRIDLHEVEMIYLPLSRLLNLYVQASQRLFNASNVFLHRADRKVPYVIGVAGSVASGKSTTARILRRLLSRAPSHPKVDLVTTDGFLMPNARLEREGLMSRKGFPESYDLQNILRFMSAIKAGERDVEVPVYSHLTYDVLSEKVQLIDRPDVLIVEGINVLQTGRPPRDGRGIPNVSDFFDFSIFIDAEEPDLRQWYIERFFSLRDGAFADPKSFFHRYAALDDATARATATRIWETINLVNLRENILPTRPRADLVLRKGTDHKVRSVFLRRI from the coding sequence ATGGTTGAGCCGGAAGAGGATTTCTCCCGCGAGGTTTCCCCCTTCCGCCGCTTTGCGCGCGATGAATGGGCCGCTTTGCGCGCCGACACGCCGATGACCTTGACGTTGGCAGACCTAGATGAGCTGCGCAGCCTTAATGACCGCATCGATCTCCACGAGGTGGAGATGATCTATCTGCCGCTGTCGCGCCTGCTCAATCTTTATGTGCAGGCCAGCCAGCGGCTGTTCAACGCGTCCAATGTGTTTCTGCATCGTGCCGACCGCAAGGTGCCTTACGTGATCGGCGTGGCAGGCAGCGTAGCCTCGGGCAAAAGCACCACGGCGCGTATCCTGCGCCGTTTGCTGTCGCGCGCGCCTTCGCATCCGAAGGTCGATCTGGTCACCACCGATGGTTTCCTGATGCCCAATGCGCGGCTGGAGCGCGAGGGGCTGATGTCGCGCAAGGGGTTTCCGGAATCCTATGACCTGCAAAACATCCTGCGCTTCATGTCTGCCATCAAGGCGGGCGAGCGCGATGTGGAAGTGCCGGTCTATTCGCATCTCACTTACGATGTGCTGTCCGAAAAGGTGCAGTTGATCGACCGGCCCGATGTGCTGATCGTGGAAGGCATCAATGTGCTGCAGACCGGCCGCCCTCCGCGTGACGGACGCGGCATTCCCAATGTGTCGGACTTTTTTGATTTTTCGATTTTCATCGATGCCGAAGAGCCGGATTTGCGGCAATGGTATATCGAGCGATTTTTCAGCCTGCGCGACGGGGCCTTTGCTGATCCGAAGAGTTTCTTCCATCGTTATGCGGCTCTCGATGACGCCACCGCGCGCGCCACCGCCACGCGCATCTGGGAGACGATCAATCTGGTGAATTTGCGTGAGAACATATTGCCCACGCGGCCACGCGCCGATCTGGTGCTGCGCAAGGGCACCGACCACAAGGTGCGCTCGGTTTTCCTCCGGAGGATCTGA
- a CDS encoding cupin domain-containing protein: MKKPVNLGQKLSLFSEQWKPKIIASYNGNDVMVVKIKGEFTWHSHADTDDFFHVLKGKLKIKLRDGDVELGPGEIYIVPKGVEHCPVAEEEVHLLLVEPAGTPNTGDMATAAKKEYL; this comes from the coding sequence ATGAAAAAGCCCGTCAATCTAGGCCAGAAGCTTTCGCTGTTTTCCGAACAGTGGAAGCCCAAGATCATCGCCAGCTACAATGGCAATGACGTGATGGTGGTGAAGATCAAGGGTGAATTCACCTGGCACAGCCATGCTGATACCGATGATTTTTTCCATGTGCTGAAGGGCAAGCTGAAGATCAAGCTGCGCGACGGCGATGTGGAACTGGGGCCGGGCGAAATCTACATTGTGCCTAAGGGTGTGGAGCATTGCCCGGTGGCGGAGGAAGAAGTGCACTTGCTGCTGGTGGAGCCCGCCGGCACGCCCAATACGGGCGATATGGCGACGGCGGCGAAGAAAGAATATCTCTAG
- a CDS encoding low molecular weight phosphatase family protein, producing MTHPRAVLFACTMNAIRSPMAAAILHHYMGSKIYVASCGIAAGDPDPFVALVMDEIGLDLKTHRPHSFEDLEDSAFDLLITLSPEADAKAHDMARTNAIHVENWPIADPSTASGSREQILDSYRAVRDDLVKRVKARFTA from the coding sequence ATGACCCATCCCCGCGCCGTGCTTTTCGCCTGCACCATGAATGCCATCCGCTCACCCATGGCCGCAGCGATCCTGCATCATTATATGGGTTCGAAAATCTATGTTGCCTCCTGCGGCATTGCAGCGGGTGATCCCGATCCCTTCGTTGCTTTGGTCATGGATGAAATCGGCCTCGATCTCAAAACCCACCGCCCTCATTCGTTTGAAGATCTAGAGGACTCGGCATTCGACTTACTGATCACGCTGTCGCCAGAAGCCGATGCCAAGGCCCACGACATGGCGCGTACCAATGCCATCCATGTGGAAAATTGGCCGATCGCCGATCCATCCACGGCATCAGGCAGCCGCGAACAAATTTTGGATTCCTATCGCGCGGTGCGCGATGATCTGGTGAAACGCGTAAAGGCGCGGTTTACCGCCTAG
- a CDS encoding UPF0262 family protein, protein MAPSPSRLIGVSIDESLGLHATPEAAQDRAQAIHDLLEGNDFALSNGKPGPYRLHVTAQDQRLVLAFSSDSGQSLHTFGLSLSPFRRVVKDYVQICDSYVLAVKASNPQSIEAVDMARRAIHNEGSEILQERLKDKATMDFDTARRLFTLVCALTAGGVR, encoded by the coding sequence TTGGCCCCCAGTCCCAGCCGCCTGATTGGCGTTTCCATCGATGAAAGTTTAGGGCTTCATGCCACGCCCGAGGCTGCGCAGGACCGCGCCCAAGCTATTCACGATCTGCTGGAAGGCAATGACTTTGCCCTGAGCAATGGCAAGCCCGGCCCTTACCGTCTACATGTCACCGCACAGGACCAGAGGCTGGTGCTCGCCTTCTCATCGGATTCTGGGCAGAGCCTGCACACATTTGGTCTGTCGCTCTCGCCGTTCAGGCGCGTGGTGAAGGATTATGTGCAGATCTGCGATTCCTATGTGCTGGCGGTGAAGGCCTCCAACCCGCAATCCATCGAAGCGGTGGATATGGCGAGGCGCGCCATCCATAATGAAGGCAGCGAGATTCTGCAGGAGCGTTTGAAAGACAAGGCCACCATGGATTTCGACACGGCGCGCCGCCTGTTCACGCTGGTCTGCGCCTTGACGGCAGGAGGCGTGAGATGA
- a CDS encoding DUF2948 family protein → MLRLTAADEADLAVISAQIQDALLKREDLNFDQKRRRFALVTNRFAWDALPKSERRRAGLHFDDVESVQSAGLPASGRDAVLSLLAVTFAPVAKKDPAGIITLMFSGGMAIKLKVACINATLTDLGGAWATQHIPAHGE, encoded by the coding sequence ATGCTGCGATTGACGGCGGCGGACGAGGCGGATCTGGCAGTGATCTCGGCCCAGATTCAGGATGCGCTGTTGAAGCGCGAAGACCTGAATTTTGACCAGAAGCGCCGCCGCTTTGCACTAGTCACCAACCGCTTTGCCTGGGACGCGCTTCCGAAATCCGAGCGTCGCCGCGCTGGCCTGCATTTTGACGATGTGGAATCCGTTCAGTCAGCGGGCCTGCCTGCCTCTGGCCGTGACGCTGTGTTATCACTGCTCGCCGTGACCTTTGCGCCTGTGGCGAAAAAGGATCCGGCGGGTATCATCACGCTGATGTTTTCCGGCGGTATGGCGATCAAGCTGAAAGTGGCCTGCATCAATGCCACGCTGACAGATTTGGGCGGCGCCTGGGCCACCCAACACATTCCCGCCCACGGGGAGTGA
- the murA gene encoding UDP-N-acetylglucosamine 1-carboxyvinyltransferase yields MDRIRIRGGNKLNGVINISGAKNAALPLMIIPMLTADTVTLHNVPRLADVRQLQRILQNHGVDIMTAGKRAGAAENAGETLKISAKSIVDTTAPYELVSKMRASFWVLGPLMGRMGEAKVSLPGGCAIGTRPVDLLLLAMEKLGAEMVIEQGYVIAKAKKGLKGGHIFFPKVSVGATHVALMAAVLAHGDTTIENAATEPEITDVAECLVKMGAKIEGIGTRNLNITGVTSLHGAEHTVVADRIETGTYAMLAGMAGGDVTLRGARADTLADVILTLQRAGLEITTNNEGMRVKRNGSGILPVDVTTDPYPGFPTDLQAQFMGLMTMAKGKSHIRETIFENRFMHVQELARFGADIRVNGNMAEVHGVQKLTGADVMATDLRASVSLVIAALAAEGETMLHRVYHLDRGFEDLEGKLSAVGADVTRISGA; encoded by the coding sequence ATGGATCGTATCCGCATTCGCGGTGGCAACAAGCTGAATGGCGTGATCAATATTTCGGGCGCAAAAAATGCCGCCCTGCCATTGATGATCATTCCGATGCTCACGGCCGACACCGTTACTTTGCATAACGTGCCGCGCCTCGCCGACGTGCGCCAGTTGCAACGCATCCTGCAAAACCACGGCGTGGATATCATGACCGCCGGCAAGCGCGCCGGTGCAGCCGAAAATGCCGGCGAAACTCTGAAGATCTCCGCCAAGAGCATTGTTGACACGACGGCCCCTTACGAACTCGTCTCCAAGATGCGCGCCTCCTTCTGGGTACTGGGCCCGCTGATGGGCCGCATGGGCGAAGCCAAGGTGTCGCTGCCCGGCGGCTGTGCCATCGGCACCCGCCCTGTCGATCTGCTCTTGCTCGCCATGGAAAAGCTCGGTGCTGAAATGGTGATCGAGCAGGGCTATGTCATCGCCAAGGCCAAGAAGGGCCTCAAGGGCGGACATATCTTCTTCCCGAAAGTCTCGGTTGGTGCCACTCATGTCGCACTGATGGCGGCCGTTCTCGCCCATGGCGACACCACCATTGAAAACGCCGCCACCGAACCGGAAATCACCGACGTGGCGGAATGCCTGGTGAAGATGGGCGCCAAGATCGAAGGCATCGGCACCCGCAATCTGAACATCACCGGCGTCACTTCGCTGCATGGCGCGGAACACACCGTGGTGGCAGACCGCATCGAAACCGGCACCTATGCCATGCTGGCTGGCATGGCCGGTGGCGATGTGACCTTGCGTGGTGCGCGCGCCGATACGCTGGCGGACGTGATCCTCACGCTGCAGCGCGCTGGCCTCGAAATCACCACCAACAATGAAGGCATGCGCGTGAAGCGCAATGGCTCCGGCATTCTCCCCGTGGATGTGACCACCGATCCCTATCCGGGCTTCCCCACCGACTTGCAGGCGCAGTTCATGGGCTTGATGACCATGGCCAAGGGCAAGAGCCATATCCGCGAAACCATTTTCGAAAACCGCTTCATGCATGTGCAGGAACTGGCCCGCTTTGGTGCGGACATTCGCGTCAATGGCAACATGGCGGAAGTGCATGGCGTGCAGAAGCTCACCGGCGCTGACGTGATGGCAACTGACCTGCGCGCTTCGGTGTCGCTGGTCATTGCAGCACTCGCCGCCGAAGGCGAAACCATGCTGCACCGGGTCTATCACCTGGACCGTGGCTTTGAAGATCTCGAAGGCAAGCTCTCGGCCGTGGGTGCCGATGTGACGCGCATTTCCGGGGCCTGA